In Desulfonatronum sp. SC1, one genomic interval encodes:
- a CDS encoding Rrf2 family transcriptional regulator: MKIPTKIRYGLRFLLDVAEHGDQGVVTLREASLRQGISQKYLWQVVAPLKSAGLITSERGKDGGFRLAREPGDVTIRDVYTAIEGGCALVGCLSRPATCPRHEHCEVRDVWDEISQGLGKLMQEFTLEQILERESKRRTAQGPDYSI; the protein is encoded by the coding sequence GAAAATTCGTTACGGGCTGCGCTTCCTGCTGGACGTGGCCGAGCACGGCGACCAGGGCGTGGTCACCTTGCGCGAGGCGTCGCTGCGGCAGGGCATTTCCCAGAAGTATCTCTGGCAGGTGGTGGCGCCCTTGAAGTCCGCCGGATTGATCACTTCCGAACGCGGCAAGGACGGAGGGTTCCGGCTGGCCCGCGAACCCGGCGACGTGACGATCCGGGACGTGTACACGGCCATCGAGGGAGGCTGTGCCTTGGTGGGGTGCCTGTCCCGGCCCGCGACCTGTCCGCGCCACGAACACTGCGAAGTCCGCGATGTCTGGGATGAAATCAGCCAAGGCCTGGGGAAACTGATGCAAGAGTTCACCCTGGAGCAGATTCTGGAGCGGGAAAGCAAGCGGCGAACCGCCCAGGGACCGGATTACAGCATCTGA
- a CDS encoding O-acetylhomoserine aminocarboxypropyltransferase/cysteine synthase family protein — protein sequence MNGLETIALHAGQVPDPTTGARAVPIYQTTSYVFRDSAHAANLFALKEFGNIYTRIMNPTTDVFEKRVVAIEGGTGALALASGMAAITYALLTITQVGDEIVAGDNLYGGTYQLFHHTMPKLGRTVRFVDADDVDAFRAAITEKTRALYIETIGNPKLDVPDFEALAQVAHDAGIPLIVDNTVGVGLFRPFDHGADIVVSSATKYIGGHGTSIGGVIVDSGKFAWNNGKFPEFTEPDPGYHGLVYWDALGDVPGMGNVAFILKARVSWLRDTGAALSPFNAHQFLIGLETLTLRQQRHCQNALEMARWLAAHPAVAWVNYPGLPDSPNHAMAARYLKNGFGGILGFGIKGGAQAATRFIDSVRLLSHLANIGDAKTLVIHPASTTHQQLTAEEQAATGVTQDYIRLSVGLEHMDDLKADMDQALRKATN from the coding sequence ATGAACGGACTGGAAACCATCGCCCTGCACGCCGGGCAGGTACCGGACCCGACCACCGGGGCACGGGCCGTACCGATTTACCAAACCACCTCCTACGTGTTCCGGGACAGCGCCCACGCGGCGAACCTGTTCGCGCTCAAGGAGTTCGGCAACATCTACACCCGGATCATGAACCCCACCACGGACGTGTTCGAGAAGCGCGTCGTGGCCATCGAGGGCGGCACCGGGGCCCTGGCCTTGGCCTCGGGCATGGCGGCCATCACCTACGCCCTGCTGACCATCACCCAAGTCGGCGACGAAATCGTGGCCGGGGACAACCTTTACGGCGGCACCTACCAGCTCTTCCACCATACCATGCCCAAGCTTGGCAGGACCGTGCGCTTCGTGGACGCCGACGACGTGGATGCGTTTCGCGCGGCGATCACCGAGAAGACCCGGGCCCTGTACATCGAGACCATCGGCAATCCCAAGCTGGACGTGCCGGATTTCGAGGCCCTGGCCCAGGTGGCCCACGACGCCGGAATCCCGCTGATCGTGGACAACACCGTGGGGGTCGGCCTGTTCCGGCCCTTTGACCACGGCGCGGACATCGTCGTGTCCTCGGCCACCAAGTACATCGGCGGCCACGGGACCTCCATCGGCGGGGTGATCGTGGATTCCGGCAAGTTCGCCTGGAACAACGGCAAGTTTCCGGAATTCACCGAGCCGGACCCCGGCTATCACGGCCTGGTCTACTGGGACGCCCTGGGCGACGTTCCGGGCATGGGCAACGTGGCCTTCATCCTCAAGGCCCGGGTCAGTTGGCTGCGGGATACCGGGGCGGCGCTGAGTCCCTTCAACGCCCACCAGTTCCTGATCGGCCTGGAAACCCTGACCCTGCGTCAGCAGCGGCACTGCCAGAACGCCCTGGAAATGGCCCGTTGGCTGGCCGCCCACCCCGCCGTGGCCTGGGTTAATTATCCCGGTCTGCCGGACAGCCCGAACCACGCCATGGCCGCCAGGTATCTCAAGAACGGCTTCGGCGGCATCCTCGGCTTCGGGATCAAGGGCGGCGCGCAGGCCGCGACGCGGTTCATCGACTCGGTCAGGCTGCTCTCGCACCTGGCCAACATCGGCGACGCCAAGACCCTGGTCATCCACCCGGCCTCCACCACCCACCAGCAACTCACCGCCGAAGAGCAGGCCGCCACCGGCGTGACCCAGGACTACATCCGACTTTCCGTGGGGCTGGAGCACATGGACGACCTGAAGGCGGACATGGATCAGGCCCTGCGTAAGGCTACCAATTGA
- the cysK gene encoding cysteine synthase A codes for MARIYEDNSLSIGNTPLVRLQRIIPNKKVTVLAKVEGRNPAYSVKCRIGASMIWDAEKRGLLGPDTEIIEPTSGNTGIALAYVCAAKGYKLTLTMPETMSVERRRVLAAFGAKLILTPGPEGMKGAVARAEALAAEDPKRWFLPQQFMNPANPAIHEVTTGPEIWNDTDGEIDVLVSGVGTGGTISGISRFIKHQKGKQILSVAVEPKESPVISQTLAGEELKPAPHKIQGIGAGFIPKTLDLSVVDRVETVESMEAVEFARRLALEEGLLCGISCGAAVAAAARLSTQPDFEGKTMVVILPDAGERYLSTVLFEGIG; via the coding sequence ATGGCCCGCATTTATGAAGACAATTCCCTATCCATCGGCAATACGCCCCTGGTCCGGCTGCAACGGATCATCCCCAACAAGAAGGTCACGGTTCTGGCCAAGGTCGAGGGTCGCAACCCGGCTTATTCGGTCAAATGCCGTATCGGCGCATCCATGATCTGGGACGCGGAGAAGCGCGGCCTGCTGGGACCGGACACGGAAATCATCGAGCCCACCAGCGGCAACACCGGCATCGCCCTGGCCTACGTCTGCGCGGCCAAGGGCTATAAATTGACCCTGACCATGCCCGAGACCATGAGCGTGGAGCGGCGGCGGGTTCTGGCCGCGTTCGGCGCGAAGCTGATCCTGACCCCTGGGCCGGAGGGCATGAAAGGGGCCGTGGCCCGGGCCGAAGCCCTGGCCGCGGAAGATCCCAAGCGCTGGTTTCTGCCCCAACAGTTCATGAACCCGGCCAATCCGGCCATTCACGAGGTCACCACCGGGCCGGAGATCTGGAACGACACTGACGGCGAAATCGACGTCCTGGTTTCCGGCGTGGGTACCGGCGGAACCATCAGCGGGATCTCCCGGTTCATCAAGCACCAGAAGGGCAAGCAAATCCTGTCCGTGGCCGTGGAACCCAAGGAAAGCCCGGTGATCTCCCAGACCCTGGCCGGAGAGGAACTCAAGCCCGCACCGCACAAGATCCAGGGTATCGGCGCGGGGTTCATCCCCAAAACCCTGGACCTGTCCGTGGTGGACAGGGTCGAAACGGTCGAAAGCATGGAAGCCGTGGAGTTCGCCCGCCGCCTGGCCCTGGAAGAAGGCCTGCTCTGCGGCATCTCCTGCGGCGCCGCCGTCGCCGCCGCCGCCCGCCTGTCCACCCAGCCTGATTTCGAAGGCAAGACCATGGTGGTCATCCTGCCCGATGCCGGGGAGCGGTATCTGTCCACCGTGCTGTTCGAGGGCATCGGTTAG
- a CDS encoding RNA-binding protein has translation MDNKLYVGNLSYSTTEDDLHTLFSDAGSVQSVAVIKDRDSGRSKGFGFVEMSSDDDAQKAIDLLHGTDYQGRPLTVNVARPREDRPRFDGGGGGGNKGRRSGGGGGRQRDW, from the coding sequence ATGGACAACAAACTGTACGTCGGCAACCTTTCCTATTCGACAACCGAAGACGATCTGCACACTCTATTCTCGGATGCAGGCTCGGTACAATCAGTCGCCGTCATCAAGGACCGCGACTCTGGACGTTCCAAAGGCTTCGGCTTCGTGGAAATGAGTTCCGACGACGACGCTCAGAAGGCCATTGATCTGTTACACGGAACTGATTACCAAGGACGCCCTCTGACGGTGAACGTGGCTCGCCCTCGAGAAGATCGTCCTCGGTTTGACGGTGGCGGTGGCGGCGGCAACAAGGGCCGGCGCTCCGGTGGGGGCGGCGGCAGGCAGCGCGACTGGTAG
- the cobJ gene encoding precorrin-3B C(17)-methyltransferase, whose translation MSNVAHDDDSAPSPGRLAVVGLGPGSPELLTPQARDILERSRAILGYGVYIDLIPKELLAGKQVLASGMRREVERCNQAVDLALAGVDTALVSSGDAGIYGMAGPCLEILEQRGALDRVDVEIIPGIPALAAAAALLGAPLMHDFAVISLSDLLTPWECILRRIDHASRADFVMVLYNPRSRGRDWQLAKALETAAGILPPEAPVGLVRNAFRPGQEVSVWTLATLPVDRVDMLSILFIGNSQTRPLGPRLLTPRGYPLG comes from the coding sequence ATGAGCAATGTCGCCCATGACGACGATTCGGCGCCCTCCCCAGGTCGTTTGGCCGTGGTTGGTCTGGGGCCGGGGAGTCCAGAACTGCTGACGCCCCAGGCTCGGGACATTTTGGAGCGGTCCCGGGCCATCCTGGGATACGGCGTATATATCGATCTGATCCCCAAGGAACTTCTGGCAGGAAAGCAGGTTCTGGCCTCGGGCATGCGCCGGGAGGTGGAGCGTTGCAACCAGGCCGTGGACCTGGCGCTGGCTGGGGTGGATACGGCCCTGGTCAGCAGCGGAGACGCCGGTATTTACGGCATGGCCGGACCGTGCCTGGAAATCCTGGAACAGCGCGGGGCATTGGACCGTGTGGATGTGGAGATCATCCCCGGCATTCCTGCCCTGGCCGCGGCCGCGGCCCTGCTGGGCGCTCCGCTGATGCACGATTTCGCGGTGATCAGCCTGAGCGATTTGCTCACCCCCTGGGAGTGTATCCTGCGGCGCATCGACCACGCCAGTCGCGCCGATTTCGTGATGGTCCTGTACAATCCACGTTCCAGAGGGCGGGACTGGCAACTGGCCAAGGCCCTGGAAACGGCGGCCGGGATCCTGCCGCCCGAAGCCCCGGTGGGGCTGGTCCGCAACGCCTTCCGTCCGGGGCAGGAGGTCTCGGTGTGGACCCTGGCCACGCTCCCCGTGGACCGGGTGGACATGTTGAGCATCCTATTCATCGGCAACAGCCAAACCCGCCCCCTGGGCCCGAGGCTGCTCACGCCCAGGGGGTATCCCCTGGGCTGA
- a CDS encoding cobalt-precorrin 5A hydrolase, with translation MPAGPSTSSRSFSVGAQAVVQLRDIAVWALTSRGSDLARRIAAELGATLFLPEKYAAPSDEQPFQHFSSAFPKNFFRFRHHVCVAASGIVVRCVGPLLRDKTTDPGVVVLDQEGRHAVSLVGGHLGGANDMARKVARLTGGQAVITTATDTAGLPALDLLARELGLVADRPERFAPLAAALLAGEIVQVLDTEDYLWTRLREMGHGDLFERVPDVEAWRDDRPGVWVSWKRPLTRHFGEPARESAGEPAILGLHPRRLVAGLGCHRGVSEASIITFVREVFDKNDLALPSLSALGTVQARIAEPGLHSAAAALGADVTFFSPEQLQAVRTPNPSETAARLVGTKSVCEAAALLLARTDTLVVTKTKGVELTLAVALPAR, from the coding sequence ATGCCTGCCGGACCGTCCACTTCTAGCCGTTCCTTTTCCGTTGGGGCCCAGGCCGTTGTGCAGTTGCGCGACATCGCGGTCTGGGCCCTGACTTCCCGCGGCAGCGACCTGGCCCGGCGGATCGCCGCCGAGTTGGGCGCGACGCTGTTCCTTCCCGAAAAATACGCCGCCCCTTCCGATGAACAACCGTTTCAGCATTTTTCTTCTGCCTTTCCGAAGAATTTCTTTCGCTTCCGCCATCACGTCTGCGTCGCGGCCTCCGGCATCGTGGTCCGGTGCGTCGGCCCGTTATTACGAGACAAGACCACGGACCCGGGAGTGGTGGTTCTGGATCAGGAGGGACGCCACGCCGTCAGTCTGGTGGGCGGCCACCTGGGCGGGGCCAACGATATGGCCAGAAAAGTGGCCCGGTTAACCGGGGGCCAGGCCGTGATCACCACGGCCACGGACACGGCCGGGCTGCCGGCCTTGGATCTCCTGGCCCGGGAACTGGGTCTTGTCGCGGACCGTCCGGAGCGCTTCGCTCCCCTGGCCGCGGCCTTGCTGGCCGGAGAAATCGTCCAGGTGCTGGATACGGAAGACTACCTTTGGACGCGACTACGCGAAATGGGGCACGGGGATCTGTTCGAGCGGGTTCCGGACGTCGAGGCGTGGCGGGACGACCGGCCCGGGGTCTGGGTTTCCTGGAAGCGCCCGTTGACTCGACATTTTGGTGAACCGGCCAGAGAATCGGCAGGTGAGCCAGCAATTCTCGGTTTGCACCCGCGTCGGCTCGTGGCCGGGCTGGGCTGCCACCGGGGCGTGAGTGAGGCGTCGATCATCACCTTCGTCCGCGAGGTGTTCGACAAAAACGATTTGGCCCTGCCCAGCCTGTCCGCGTTGGGCACGGTTCAGGCCAGGATCGCGGAACCGGGACTCCATTCGGCCGCCGCGGCCCTGGGCGCGGACGTGACGTTTTTTTCCCCGGAACAACTGCAAGCCGTCCGGACGCCGAATCCATCCGAGACCGCGGCCCGGCTGGTCGGCACCAAAAGCGTCTGCGAGGCCGCGGCTTTGCTGCTGGCCCGCACCGACACGCTGGTGGTGACCAAGACCAAGGGCGTGGAACTGACGCTGGCCGTGGCCTTGCCAGCCCGCTGA
- the hemL gene encoding glutamate-1-semialdehyde 2,1-aminomutase: MSDSKTLFAKAQELIPGGVNSPVRACLSVQSDPLFIAKAQGSKMWTVEGRELIDYVMSWGPMLLGHSHPAVVEAVHKAVDQGASFGAPCQAEVELAELLTAALPGVDMVRMVNSGTEATMSALRLARGFTGRNKVVKFVGCYHGHSDAFLASAGSGVATLSIPGTPGVPEAVVADTLLAPYNDLDAVEALFRDHGDEIAAVIVEPVAGNMGMVLPQPGFLPTLRVLTDRHGALLIFDEVITGFRLAYGGAQNVFGVIPDLTCLGKIIGGGFPVGAYGGRREIMSRIAPCGDVYQAGTLSGNPVAMAAGVATLKELVKADYMDLTIRTKALASELKSVLEERGVIVQLNCMASMFTLYFAPEPVTDFASASKADATIYASFFRQMRDAGVALAPSGYECAFTSFAHTEEDFEQTLDACRTVHF; the protein is encoded by the coding sequence ATGTCTGATTCGAAAACCTTGTTCGCCAAGGCCCAGGAATTGATTCCTGGCGGGGTGAACAGTCCGGTGCGGGCCTGTCTGAGCGTGCAGAGCGATCCTCTGTTCATCGCCAAGGCCCAAGGCTCGAAGATGTGGACCGTGGAGGGCCGCGAACTCATCGACTACGTCATGTCCTGGGGCCCGATGCTTCTCGGGCATTCCCATCCCGCCGTGGTGGAGGCCGTGCATAAGGCCGTGGACCAAGGTGCCAGCTTCGGCGCGCCCTGCCAGGCGGAGGTGGAACTGGCCGAACTGCTCACGGCCGCCTTGCCCGGCGTGGACATGGTCCGGATGGTCAATTCCGGAACCGAGGCGACCATGAGCGCCCTGCGCCTGGCTCGCGGGTTCACCGGGCGCAACAAGGTGGTCAAGTTCGTGGGCTGCTATCACGGTCACAGCGACGCCTTTCTGGCCAGCGCCGGTTCCGGGGTGGCCACCCTGTCCATCCCCGGCACGCCGGGCGTTCCCGAGGCCGTGGTCGCGGATACCCTGCTGGCCCCGTACAATGACCTGGACGCCGTGGAAGCGTTGTTCCGGGACCATGGAGACGAGATCGCCGCGGTGATCGTCGAGCCCGTGGCCGGGAACATGGGCATGGTTCTGCCCCAGCCCGGATTTTTACCCACTCTGCGCGTGCTGACCGATCGGCACGGCGCGTTGCTGATTTTCGACGAGGTGATCACCGGCTTTCGTCTGGCCTACGGAGGGGCTCAGAACGTCTTCGGCGTGATCCCGGATCTGACCTGCCTGGGCAAGATCATCGGCGGTGGGTTTCCGGTGGGCGCGTACGGCGGACGGCGGGAGATCATGTCCCGCATCGCGCCTTGCGGTGATGTCTACCAAGCCGGAACCCTCTCCGGAAATCCGGTGGCCATGGCCGCCGGGGTGGCGACCCTCAAGGAACTGGTCAAGGCCGACTACATGGACCTGACCATCCGGACCAAGGCCCTGGCCAGTGAACTGAAAAGCGTCCTGGAAGAACGCGGCGTGATTGTGCAGCTCAACTGCATGGCCTCAATGTTCACCTTGTACTTCGCCCCGGAGCCGGTCACGGATTTCGCCTCGGCCTCCAAGGCCGACGCAACGATTTACGCGTCCTTTTTCCGCCAGATGCGCGACGCCGGGGTGGCCCTGGCCCCCTCGGGCTACGAGTGCGCCTTCACCTCCTTCGCGCACACCGAAGAGGACTTCGAGCAAACCCTGGATGCCTGCCGGACCGTCCACTTCTAG
- a CDS encoding winged helix-turn-helix transcriptional regulator, with the protein MSTSTNSHEHTEAEQAALRLLQADIPDTERPYLEIAERTGLAEETVLDLLRRLKDQGVVRRFGATLRHQQAGYGANAMVAWFVEQDRDLDEVGAIMAQRPEITHCYQRVNCYAWPYNLYTMVHARSREECLDVVEQLARIALVPQYDILFSRKELKKTSMAYF; encoded by the coding sequence ATGAGCACGTCAACGAATTCTCACGAGCATACCGAGGCCGAACAAGCGGCCTTGCGTCTTCTTCAGGCCGACATTCCGGATACGGAACGGCCTTACCTGGAAATCGCCGAACGGACAGGCCTGGCCGAGGAGACCGTTTTAGATCTGTTGCGTCGCCTGAAAGACCAGGGCGTGGTTCGTCGCTTCGGCGCGACCCTACGTCATCAGCAGGCCGGATACGGGGCCAACGCCATGGTCGCCTGGTTCGTGGAACAGGATCGAGACCTGGACGAGGTCGGCGCGATCATGGCCCAACGTCCGGAAATCACCCACTGTTACCAGCGCGTGAACTGTTACGCCTGGCCTTACAACCTCTACACCATGGTCCACGCCCGCAGTCGCGAGGAGTGTCTGGACGTGGTGGAACAGTTGGCCCGGATCGCCTTAGTGCCCCAATACGACATTCTTTTCAGTCGCAAGGAACTGAAAAAGACGTCTATGGCTTATTTCTAG